GTATCGGTTTCGAGAAGCAGTTCTTGCTTGGCAACAGTCTGGTCACAGACTACTCGGAAGTACTTGATCTATACGCGCTCAATTATGGTTTGAATATGGGACGATTCTCATATGGTACAGCCATAGGTATATTCAACTCCGTTGTCAGTATCATCCTTCTGTTTACTGCGAACGGCTTGTTCAAAAAATTCACTAAAGAAAGCATCATGTAGGGAGGGGACGACATTATGGCGAACAAAGCATTCAATGCTACTCGGGGCGATAAACTGTTCGATATATTCAACATCCTCGCGATGACCATGGTGCTGGTTGTAACACTTTATCCATTCCTTAACGTACTAGCCATCTCACTCAATAACTCGACAGATACAGTACGTGGCGGAATTTACTTGTGGCCTCGCGAATTCACATTACAGAACTACAAAACGATTTTCCAATATGATGGATTGCTACAAGGTTTGCAGATCTCCATTCTGCGTACACTTGTAGGTACCGTGCTCGGATTGATCAGTTCATCCATGATCGCCTTTACACTGAGCAGACCTGATTTTGGACTTAGAAAATTTGTTTCCACAACGCTCGCGCTCACGATGTATTTCTCCGGTGGTCTGATTCCGGTGTACATTCTGATGCGTGACTTGAACCTGATCGGTACATTCTGGGTATATGTATTGCCTGGCATGATCAGTGCATTTAACGTGTTCATCATCCGTTCATTCATTGATGGCCTGCCATACTCATTGCAGGAATCCGCGAAGCTGGACGGAGCGAATGACTTTACGATCTATTACAGAATCATCTTGCCACTGTGTAAACCAGTGCTTGCTACCATCGCATTGTTCCTGGCTGTA
The nucleotide sequence above comes from Paenibacillus sp. W2I17. Encoded proteins:
- a CDS encoding carbohydrate ABC transporter permease → MANKAFNATRGDKLFDIFNILAMTMVLVVTLYPFLNVLAISLNNSTDTVRGGIYLWPREFTLQNYKTIFQYDGLLQGLQISILRTLVGTVLGLISSSMIAFTLSRPDFGLRKFVSTTLALTMYFSGGLIPVYILMRDLNLIGTFWVYVLPGMISAFNVFIIRSFIDGLPYSLQESAKLDGANDFTIYYRIILPLCKPVLATIALFLAVGQWNAWFDTYLYNGSKAHLTTLQYELMKVLQSTQQGSGAGRNANDMAQQMTQISPESIKMAITIVVTVPILIVYPFLQKYFVGGMTLGAVKG